In a single window of the Gossypium hirsutum isolate 1008001.06 chromosome A13, Gossypium_hirsutum_v2.1, whole genome shotgun sequence genome:
- the LOC121212417 gene encoding uncharacterized protein isoform X1, whose amino-acid sequence MNPMNLSRRRSPLALPFNKLHSRTSLRNHLQRRKSKNIRKRMKRLRSDMQEISREQGKIKEGQRQVREKFEAVESECELLRKETNIIMRQSMSTQLRLAFMFQILKARENHDLDQAAKLTSALRELIARENQQKETM is encoded by the exons ATGAACCCCATGAATCTTAGCCGACGCAGATCTCCCCTTGCCCTTCCCTTTAATAAACTCCATTCTCGCACTTCCCTCAGAAATCATCTACAG AGACGAAAGTCCAAAAACATTCGGAAGCGCATGAAAAGACTACGATCAGATATGCAAGAAATAAGTAGGGAACAAGGGAAGATCAAAGAAGGGCAAAGACAAGTACGAGAAAAATTTGAAGCCGTTGAATCCGAATGCGAATTGCTTCGGAAGGAGACTAACATCATAATGCGGCAGAGTATGAGCACACAACTCCGCCTTGCTTTCATGTTCCAAATCTTGAAAGCAAGAGAAAACCACGACCTCGACCAGGCTGCCAAACTCACTTCCGCTCTTCG GGAGCTGATAGCGAGAGAGAATCAGCAAAAGGAAACTATGTGA
- the LOC121212417 gene encoding uncharacterized protein isoform X2: MIVIIRRKSKNIRKRMKRLRSDMQEISREQGKIKEGQRQVREKFEAVESECELLRKETNIIMRQSMSTQLRLAFMFQILKARENHDLDQAAKLTSALRELIARENQQKETM; this comes from the exons ATGATAGTAATTATC AGACGAAAGTCCAAAAACATTCGGAAGCGCATGAAAAGACTACGATCAGATATGCAAGAAATAAGTAGGGAACAAGGGAAGATCAAAGAAGGGCAAAGACAAGTACGAGAAAAATTTGAAGCCGTTGAATCCGAATGCGAATTGCTTCGGAAGGAGACTAACATCATAATGCGGCAGAGTATGAGCACACAACTCCGCCTTGCTTTCATGTTCCAAATCTTGAAAGCAAGAGAAAACCACGACCTCGACCAGGCTGCCAAACTCACTTCCGCTCTTCG GGAGCTGATAGCGAGAGAGAATCAGCAAAAGGAAACTATGTGA